From Cryptosporangium phraense:
CACGGTGGTGGTGAGGGCAAGACCTCCGGTGGTCGTCACCCGGTGAACCCCAAGGGCAAGCCCGAGGGGCGCACTCGCCAGGCCAACAAGGCCAGCGACAAGTTCATCGTCCGCCGCCGCAAGACCAACAAGAAGCGCTGAGGTCGTAACCCATGCCCCGCAGCTTGAAGAAGGGCTACTTCGTCGACGACCACCTGATCAAGAAGGTGGACGCGCAGAACGCCCGGGGAACCAAGAACGTCATCAAGACCTGGTCGCGTCGCTCGACCATCACGCCGGAGATGATCGGCCACACGCTGGGCGTCCACGACGGACGCAAGCACGTGCCGGTGTTCGTCACCGAGGCGATGGTCGGCCACAAGCTGGGCGAGTTCTCGCCGACCCGTACTTTCAAGGGTCACGAGAAGGACGACCGCAAGAGCCGCCGCCGCTGACGCGGACCCAGGTTGCGTTCGGTAGCCCGGGCGCGGA
This genomic window contains:
- the rpsS gene encoding 30S ribosomal protein S19, which codes for MPRSLKKGYFVDDHLIKKVDAQNARGTKNVIKTWSRRSTITPEMIGHTLGVHDGRKHVPVFVTEAMVGHKLGEFSPTRTFKGHEKDDRKSRRR